One genomic window of Halovivax cerinus includes the following:
- a CDS encoding beta strand repeat-containing protein, producing MDDGLGISREGWLRLAVRVVALVALVAICGPGFAGVMADGATNQATIEGMTGNGTSDDPYVITNATQLQAMEEDLGAHYELGNDIDASNTTEWNDGKGFEPVGNESDPIDGNAGLDGRGHTIDGLTIDRPDEDNVGLIGYTSGTTSEIEISNVTVTNATVVGNDRVGILAGYPYFGPDISNVHVQGSVTGTDYVGGVVGQMYVGDLTDVSVNTTVTGRNDVGGLGGFVRTDGQDISVESTVDGKNRVGGVFGTTENPTSNVSVTTDVTGTSDVGGLAGFTSRSYDQTRNASASGTVTGTTNVGGLVGQTTVTDVVDSSASATVHGGQNVGGLVGNVSDADRDGALRATVRNSTATGDVHGEQYVGGLVGVINGGDYFGGELSHGLVTDSSATGDVYAANEHYDGDEYVGGLVGIMRDSPDGDASPHVQDSWASGTIAGDGTQPVMAGGLVGSVDTGTVARSSAVGDVDGNIEVGGLVGNNSGTITTSRASGHVDGNEIVGGLVPVNTGTGTVEHSSSTARVDGGPQWDTGGVVGLNFGGEVTDSWAAGSVSGGGDLGGVVGDDRGTVTDSYWDVNVTGQSGGVDGDPNYPGVTGLATAEMTGPAAEGNMTDLEFPGTWETTNRYPHLAWQPAFDVVVEDADTSITAGETITVTVTVTNTGEMADGQEVWLTDTGFEDRERDSTTVALEPVESTTVTLEWATDAGDVGDGAVTVSTPDDEATETVTVDDPAPAPGPLPPPAPADAPSLVLGGHAGPITVVPGETATASTTVGNDGGRSATGAVRLVVDSEDVDANRRDAFEDAYSLADEGFVLANETVSLDAGEETTVALSIDAVDGLPPGTYEYAIRTADDASSGTLRVREASEPDWDLSVETRPADGDSRAAIEATVTNVGDAEGSVVVAFDAGEASDEESITLAPGDSTTVAFDGLDASAAPEIEWVVTVGDASESGTLTAEDLSTAARGDGDGVPGFGPIATLVALAAAVSVTRRRLRG from the coding sequence ATGGACGACGGACTGGGTATCTCGAGGGAGGGGTGGCTGCGACTCGCGGTCCGGGTAGTGGCGCTGGTCGCACTCGTGGCGATCTGCGGGCCCGGATTCGCCGGTGTGATGGCCGACGGGGCGACGAATCAGGCGACGATCGAGGGGATGACCGGGAACGGCACGAGCGACGACCCCTACGTGATCACGAACGCCACGCAGTTGCAGGCGATGGAGGAGGACCTCGGCGCTCACTACGAACTGGGCAACGACATCGACGCCTCGAACACCACAGAATGGAACGACGGGAAGGGCTTCGAGCCGGTCGGCAACGAGTCCGACCCCATCGACGGCAACGCCGGATTAGACGGTCGCGGGCACACGATAGACGGGCTGACGATCGACCGGCCCGACGAGGACAACGTCGGCCTCATCGGGTACACCAGTGGAACGACGTCCGAAATCGAGATCAGCAACGTCACGGTGACGAACGCGACCGTCGTCGGTAACGACCGCGTCGGGATCCTCGCCGGATACCCGTACTTTGGTCCGGACATCTCGAACGTCCACGTGCAGGGATCCGTCACCGGAACCGACTACGTCGGCGGCGTGGTCGGCCAGATGTACGTCGGGGACCTGACTGACGTGTCGGTGAACACCACCGTGACGGGCAGGAACGACGTCGGCGGTCTCGGCGGGTTCGTCAGGACGGACGGGCAGGACATCTCCGTCGAGAGCACCGTCGACGGGAAGAATCGCGTCGGCGGCGTTTTCGGGACGACCGAGAATCCAACGTCGAACGTTTCGGTGACGACCGACGTCACCGGGACCAGCGACGTCGGCGGGCTCGCGGGCTTCACGTCACGGTCGTACGACCAGACGCGGAACGCCTCGGCCAGTGGTACCGTCACCGGGACCACGAACGTCGGCGGGCTGGTCGGTCAGACCACGGTCACGGACGTCGTGGATTCCTCCGCCAGTGCCACCGTCCACGGCGGGCAGAACGTCGGCGGACTCGTCGGCAACGTCAGTGACGCCGATCGGGACGGGGCACTCCGGGCGACGGTCCGAAACTCGACGGCGACCGGCGACGTGCACGGTGAGCAGTACGTCGGCGGGCTCGTCGGCGTGATCAACGGTGGCGACTACTTCGGCGGCGAACTGAGCCACGGACTGGTCACCGACAGTTCCGCGACCGGCGACGTCTATGCAGCCAACGAGCACTACGATGGGGACGAATACGTCGGTGGACTCGTCGGGATCATGCGCGACAGCCCCGACGGCGACGCCTCGCCCCACGTTCAGGACTCCTGGGCGAGCGGTACGATCGCCGGCGACGGAACACAGCCGGTCATGGCCGGCGGGCTCGTCGGCTCGGTCGACACTGGCACCGTCGCCCGCTCTTCGGCGGTCGGCGACGTCGACGGCAATATCGAGGTGGGCGGACTGGTCGGCAACAACTCCGGGACGATCACCACGTCGAGGGCCAGCGGCCACGTCGACGGGAACGAAATCGTGGGCGGACTCGTTCCGGTAAACACGGGGACGGGAACCGTCGAGCACTCGTCGTCGACGGCACGGGTCGATGGTGGCCCCCAATGGGATACCGGCGGGGTCGTCGGGTTGAACTTCGGCGGCGAGGTGACCGACTCCTGGGCGGCTGGTTCAGTGTCCGGTGGCGGCGATCTTGGAGGCGTGGTAGGAGACGACCGAGGAACGGTCACCGACTCCTACTGGGACGTCAACGTGACCGGCCAGTCCGGCGGCGTCGACGGCGATCCCAACTACCCCGGCGTGACCGGACTCGCGACCGCCGAGATGACCGGTCCAGCCGCCGAAGGCAATATGACCGACCTCGAGTTCCCGGGGACGTGGGAGACGACCAACCGCTACCCACACCTCGCGTGGCAACCGGCCTTCGACGTCGTCGTCGAGGACGCCGACACGTCCATCACCGCCGGTGAGACCATCACCGTGACCGTCACGGTCACCAACACCGGCGAGATGGCCGACGGACAGGAAGTCTGGCTCACCGACACCGGCTTCGAGGATCGGGAACGGGACTCGACGACGGTCGCGCTCGAACCCGTCGAGTCGACGACGGTGACGCTCGAGTGGGCGACCGACGCCGGCGACGTGGGCGACGGCGCCGTCACGGTCTCGACGCCGGACGACGAGGCGACCGAGACCGTGACCGTCGACGATCCGGCGCCGGCACCGGGGCCGCTGCCACCGCCCGCCCCCGCCGATGCGCCGTCGCTGGTCCTCGGAGGCCACGCCGGGCCGATCACGGTCGTTCCTGGAGAGACCGCGACCGCGTCGACGACGGTCGGGAACGACGGTGGCCGGAGCGCCACGGGGGCCGTCCGCCTGGTCGTCGATTCCGAGGACGTGGACGCGAACCGTCGCGACGCGTTCGAAGACGCGTACTCGCTCGCCGACGAGGGGTTCGTCCTCGCGAACGAGACCGTCTCCCTCGACGCCGGCGAGGAAACGACCGTCGCTCTCTCGATCGACGCCGTCGACGGTTTGCCACCCGGAACGTACGAGTACGCGATCCGAACCGCCGACGACGCGTCGAGCGGTACGCTCCGCGTTCGCGAGGCGTCCGAACCCGACTGGGACCTCTCGGTCGAGACTCGCCCTGCAGACGGGGATTCCCGGGCGGCGATCGAGGCGACCGTCACGAACGTCGGCGACGCCGAGGGCTCGGTCGTCGTCGCCTTCGACGCCGGCGAGGCCTCCGACGAGGAATCGATCACCCTCGCCCCCGGCGATTCGACGACCGTCGCGTTCGACGGGCTGGACGCCTCGGCGGCCCCCGAGATCGAGTGGGTCGTGACCGTCGGCGACGCCAGCGAATCCGGAACGCTCACCGCGGAGGACCTCTCGACCGCCGCGCGAGGCGACGGGGACGGCGTCCCCGGGTTCGGACCGATCGCGACCCTCGTCGCCCTCGCGGCGGCCGTCTCGGTCACCCGTCGGCGTCTCCGGGGGTGA
- a CDS encoding carboxypeptidase M32, which translates to MAESADRERTAAYDALLERYERYSNLRHVERLLEWDQQVTMPAGGAPARADQFGAVSAAGNDVLAAAETGDLIERIEEAEANGEATLDEDQRAVVREIRREYDRTATVPNDLASDLSAYRTESRGIWEAAKAADDYDAFAPRLDGLVELERERSAAIDPDRDPYEVQYEDSQHYLALDRVEDIFDELREHLVPLIERIRTDGRELPEIPAGTYDEATQDDLCREVLTTLGFDWDRGRLDTAPHPFHASTQFDARVTTRYDESNPLAGLTAAIHEFGHASYQLGLPQDAYGTPLGESRSGIHESQSRFWENHVGRTKPFWELFLPTVTEHFPSLSELTADEAYAAVNRIHPENLIRVEADELTYHMHIILRCEIDSALVRGELDVEDVPEVWNDKMEEYLGVRPETDAEGCLQDIHWSMGLASFHGYTIGSVLAAQLNAAVREDLDVDGLVREGEFDPIREWMGEHVHRHGQRYPTDELIEVATGEPLTAEYFLDYVDEKFTELYDL; encoded by the coding sequence ATGGCTGAGTCCGCCGATCGCGAGCGCACCGCCGCGTACGACGCGTTACTCGAGCGGTACGAACGATACAGCAACCTCCGGCACGTCGAACGGCTGCTGGAGTGGGACCAGCAGGTGACGATGCCGGCGGGAGGCGCACCGGCGCGCGCGGACCAGTTCGGAGCCGTCTCGGCGGCCGGAAACGACGTCCTGGCGGCAGCAGAGACGGGCGACCTCATCGAACGCATCGAGGAGGCAGAGGCGAACGGCGAGGCGACACTCGACGAGGACCAGCGTGCGGTCGTCCGGGAGATACGCCGCGAGTACGACCGCACGGCGACCGTCCCGAACGATCTCGCGTCGGACCTGTCCGCGTATCGAACGGAGAGTCGCGGCATCTGGGAAGCGGCGAAAGCCGCAGACGACTACGACGCCTTCGCCCCGCGACTCGATGGCCTCGTCGAACTCGAACGCGAGCGCTCGGCCGCAATCGACCCCGACCGCGACCCGTACGAGGTCCAGTACGAGGACAGCCAGCACTACCTGGCGCTCGATCGCGTCGAAGACATCTTCGACGAGTTGCGCGAACACCTCGTCCCGCTGATCGAGCGTATTCGGACCGACGGCCGCGAGCTCCCGGAAATCCCGGCGGGGACGTACGACGAAGCGACACAGGACGACCTCTGTCGTGAGGTGCTCACCACGCTGGGGTTCGACTGGGATCGCGGCCGTCTCGACACCGCGCCGCACCCGTTTCACGCCAGCACGCAGTTCGACGCCCGCGTCACGACGCGGTACGACGAGTCGAACCCGCTCGCCGGCCTGACGGCCGCCATCCACGAGTTCGGGCACGCCTCCTACCAGCTCGGGTTACCGCAGGATGCCTACGGAACGCCGCTCGGCGAGTCGCGGTCGGGGATTCACGAGTCCCAGTCGCGCTTCTGGGAGAACCACGTCGGGCGGACGAAGCCCTTCTGGGAGCTGTTCCTCCCCACGGTCACAGAACACTTCCCGTCGCTCTCCGAGTTGACCGCCGACGAGGCCTACGCCGCGGTCAACCGCATCCACCCGGAGAACCTCATCCGCGTCGAGGCCGACGAGCTCACCTACCACATGCACATCATCCTCCGCTGTGAGATCGACAGCGCCCTCGTCCGCGGTGAGCTCGACGTCGAGGACGTCCCCGAAGTCTGGAACGACAAGATGGAGGAGTACCTGGGCGTCCGCCCCGAGACCGACGCCGAGGGCTGTCTCCAGGATATCCACTGGTCGATGGGGCTCGCGTCGTTCCACGGCTATACGATCGGCAGCGTCCTCGCCGCCCAGTTGAACGCCGCCGTGCGCGAGGATCTGGACGTCGACGGGCTCGTCCGCGAGGGTGAGTTCGACCCGATCCGCGAGTGGATGGGCGAGCACGTCCACCGCCACGGCCAGCGCTACCCGACGGACGAGCTGATCGAAGTGGCCACCGGCGAGCCCCTGACCGCCGAGTACTTCCTCGACTACGTCGACGAGAAGTTCACCGAACTGTACGACCTCTGA
- a CDS encoding carboxypeptidase M32 — translation MAPEQAATSVADAYAELESRVERLTNITAGAGVLRWDQEVVMPEGGTQARAKQLSTLSSISHEELTDPEMGELLDELEDADLDQGQSAVVREIRRKYDRATSVPTELVEAISETTANAHPVWMEAKEEDDFETFAPTLETLIEQKREYAEHIDPDADPYAVLFAEYEPYLDLETAERVLERLRDELVPLIEAVAESDVELGGAFDGEFDADTQEELSRDVLDALGYDWDRGRLDTAPHPFSTGTQFDARVTTRFDEEDLLGSITSTVHEFGHANYTLGLPDEEYGTPLGESRDLTVHESQSRLWENHVGRSAAFWEHFLPTAADRFPALSDVSPRDAYEAANQVYDDNLIRTEADELTYHMHIIVRFEIERELISGDLAVEDVPEVWNDKYEEYLGVRPETDAEGCLQDIHWSHGSFGYFPTYSLGSVLAAQLYAAAEDDVGDVDAQVREGKFDELNGWLRENIHRHGATYTTPDLVEEATGEGYTADYFIDYATEKYGRLYDLEAF, via the coding sequence ATGGCACCGGAACAGGCGGCGACGTCCGTCGCGGACGCCTACGCGGAGCTCGAATCGCGTGTCGAACGACTCACGAACATCACCGCCGGAGCGGGCGTGCTCCGGTGGGACCAGGAGGTCGTGATGCCCGAAGGCGGGACACAGGCGCGGGCGAAGCAACTCTCGACGCTCTCGTCGATCTCCCACGAGGAACTGACCGACCCGGAGATGGGGGAGCTACTGGACGAACTCGAGGACGCCGACCTCGACCAGGGACAGTCGGCGGTCGTCCGCGAGATCCGCCGGAAGTACGACCGGGCGACGAGCGTCCCGACCGAACTCGTCGAGGCAATCTCCGAGACGACGGCCAACGCCCATCCCGTCTGGATGGAGGCGAAGGAGGAAGACGACTTCGAGACGTTCGCGCCGACGCTCGAGACACTCATCGAGCAAAAACGCGAGTACGCCGAACACATCGACCCCGACGCCGACCCGTACGCCGTGCTCTTCGCGGAGTACGAACCCTACCTCGACCTGGAGACGGCCGAGCGCGTCCTCGAACGGCTGCGCGACGAACTCGTTCCGCTGATCGAGGCCGTCGCCGAGAGCGACGTCGAACTGGGCGGCGCGTTCGACGGGGAGTTCGACGCCGATACGCAGGAGGAACTCTCCCGTGACGTCCTCGACGCGCTGGGATACGACTGGGATCGCGGCCGACTCGACACCGCACCGCATCCGTTCTCGACCGGGACGCAGTTCGACGCCCGCGTCACGACGCGCTTCGACGAGGAAGACCTGCTGGGTTCGATCACCTCGACCGTCCACGAGTTCGGGCACGCCAACTACACCCTCGGCCTGCCGGACGAGGAGTACGGCACGCCGCTCGGCGAGTCGCGCGACCTCACCGTCCACGAGTCCCAGTCCCGACTCTGGGAGAACCACGTCGGCCGCTCGGCGGCGTTCTGGGAGCACTTCCTCCCGACCGCGGCCGACCGGTTCCCGGCGCTCTCCGACGTCTCCCCGCGCGACGCCTACGAGGCCGCCAACCAGGTCTACGACGACAACCTCATCCGGACCGAGGCGGACGAACTGACCTACCACATGCACATCATCGTCCGCTTCGAGATCGAGCGCGAGCTCATCTCGGGCGACCTCGCCGTCGAAGACGTCCCCGAGGTCTGGAACGACAAGTACGAGGAGTACCTGGGCGTCCGCCCCGAGACCGACGCCGAGGGCTGTCTCCAGGACATCCACTGGAGCCACGGCTCGTTCGGCTACTTCCCGACGTACTCGCTCGGCTCCGTGCTCGCCGCACAGCTGTACGCCGCCGCCGAGGACGACGTCGGCGACGTCGACGCCCAGGTTCGCGAGGGCAAATTCGACGAGCTGAACGGCTGGCTCCGCGAGAACATCCACCGCCACGGCGCGACGTACACGACACCCGACCTCGTCGAGGAAGCCACCGGCGAGGGCTACACGGCCGACTACTTCATCGACTACGCGACCGAGAAGTACGGTCGCCTGTACGACCTCGAGGCGTTCTGA
- a CDS encoding DUF7342 family protein, giving the protein MADGDPSGGPPAFEDTFGGDDVEQRVYGTILQTRDPTAASEIAERAGCDPKTARKYLTWFTELGIVTRHDGRPATYERNDTYFEWRRIDRLATDHSVDALQQRVQELTARIDAYEDAYDATDPAAVDAVTAAEASDDRTIDEVYSDLGDWETAREERRRHERARQQRSGAGTGRVSG; this is encoded by the coding sequence ATGGCCGACGGCGACCCATCGGGTGGTCCACCCGCCTTCGAGGACACGTTCGGCGGCGACGACGTCGAACAGCGCGTGTATGGAACGATCCTCCAGACTCGCGACCCGACGGCGGCGAGCGAAATTGCCGAACGAGCCGGCTGTGACCCAAAAACCGCCCGGAAGTACCTGACGTGGTTCACCGAACTCGGAATCGTCACGCGACACGATGGACGGCCGGCCACGTACGAGCGCAACGACACCTACTTCGAGTGGCGACGGATCGATCGGCTCGCAACCGATCACTCCGTCGACGCCCTCCAGCAACGCGTCCAGGAATTGACGGCACGGATCGACGCGTACGAGGACGCGTACGACGCCACAGATCCGGCCGCCGTCGACGCCGTCACCGCTGCGGAGGCGAGCGATGACCGGACGATCGACGAGGTGTACAGCGATCTGGGCGACTGGGAGACCGCTCGCGAGGAGCGCCGGCGCCACGAACGCGCTCGCCAGCAACGCAGCGGTGCCGGGACCGGACGGGTATCCGGCTAG
- a CDS encoding M20 family metallopeptidase has translation MDRDVATLARELVSIPSHDDETAAGDRIESWLRSETDASITRDDAGNVIARRGPGDGRTLALVGHHDVVPPDESQVATADANGRGADDRHVDGHRTGEYVVEERDGRLYGRGTADMKGAVAAMLLAFRDATVVADGDRSNGRDELVFASFVGEEIGGEGVRHAIDEGFAPDVAVVGEGSTNYSRPGVTDVAVAHKGRRASTITAHGEAAHASEPEAGTNAIYRASEAVDVVRELSAPEVTIAGESLSGSVVVTEIDGGSAWNVVPERCTITVDERTVPGERAPLDRVEAIDGVEWDVDQDLPPMACEDDEFADTVLDAARQVHEQRGEPEPVHVTKPHATDAGWLADRAGTECVIVGPAEPGEAHTADESVSIDVLERCRAVYRATAQAWLRSG, from the coding sequence ATGGACCGGGACGTGGCCACGCTCGCGCGCGAACTGGTGTCGATCCCCAGCCACGACGACGAGACGGCCGCCGGCGATCGGATCGAGTCCTGGCTCCGGTCGGAGACGGACGCGTCGATCACGCGAGACGACGCCGGCAACGTGATCGCCAGGCGCGGACCGGGCGACGGACGGACGCTGGCGCTGGTCGGTCACCACGACGTCGTCCCGCCGGACGAGTCGCAGGTCGCGACGGCGGACGCGAACGGCCGCGGTGCGGACGACCGCCACGTGGACGGCCACCGCACGGGCGAGTACGTCGTCGAAGAACGCGACGGACGCCTCTACGGCCGCGGAACGGCAGACATGAAGGGTGCCGTCGCCGCCATGCTGCTCGCGTTTCGGGACGCCACCGTGGTGGCGGACGGGGATCGGTCGAACGGCCGCGACGAACTCGTCTTCGCGAGTTTCGTCGGCGAAGAGATCGGCGGCGAGGGTGTCCGCCACGCCATCGACGAGGGGTTCGCCCCGGACGTCGCCGTCGTCGGCGAGGGGTCGACGAACTACTCACGGCCGGGCGTGACGGACGTCGCCGTCGCACACAAGGGTCGGCGGGCGAGTACGATCACCGCCCACGGGGAGGCGGCCCACGCGAGCGAACCGGAGGCGGGGACGAACGCGATCTACCGGGCGAGCGAGGCGGTCGACGTCGTCCGTGAGCTGTCGGCTCCCGAGGTGACGATTGCGGGTGAGTCGCTGTCGGGCAGCGTCGTCGTCACGGAGATCGACGGCGGGTCGGCCTGGAACGTCGTCCCGGAGCGGTGTACGATCACCGTCGACGAGCGCACCGTCCCTGGCGAACGGGCGCCGCTCGACCGCGTCGAGGCGATCGACGGCGTCGAGTGGGACGTCGATCAGGACCTGCCGCCGATGGCCTGTGAGGACGACGAGTTCGCCGACACCGTGCTCGACGCCGCCCGCCAGGTCCACGAACAGCGGGGCGAACCGGAACCAGTCCACGTCACGAAACCGCACGCGACCGACGCGGGCTGGCTCGCCGACCGCGCCGGAACCGAGTGCGTGATCGTCGGTCCGGCCGAACCCGGCGAGGCCCATACCGCAGACGAGAGCGTCTCGATCGACGTGCTGGAGCGATGTCGGGCGGTGTACCGGGCGACGGCACAGGCGTGGTTGCGTAGCGGTTAG